The Impatiens glandulifera chromosome 3, dImpGla2.1, whole genome shotgun sequence genome contains a region encoding:
- the LOC124931055 gene encoding MADS-box transcription factor 27-like: MGRGKIVIRRIDNSTSRQVTFSKRRNGLLKKAKELSILCDAEVGVMIFSSTGKLHDFSSSSMKANIERYNKMKEDDQQLTTQTSEAKFWQREASMLRQQLEILQQSHRQMMGEELSGISVRDLQNLENQLETSLRCVRNRKEKFMLDEIQELNRKVNIIHQENLEQYKKVNLIYREYMEL; encoded by the exons ATGGGGAGAGGTAAGATCGTGATAAGGAGGATCGATAATTCGACAAGCAGACAAGTGACATTCTCGAAGAGAAGGAATGGATTGCTGAAAAAGGCCAAAGAACTTTCCATCCTTTGTGATGCCGAGGTCGGAGTTATGATCTTCTCCAGCACCGGCAAGCTTCACGATTTCTCCAGCTCCAG CATGAAGGCAAACATAGAAAGGTACAACAAAATGAAGGAGGATGATCAACAGTTAACAACTCAAACTTCTGAGGCTAAG TTCTGGCAAAGGGAGGCTTCCATGCTGAGGCAACAGCTAGAAATTCTACAACAGAGTCATCG GCAGATGATGGGTGAAGAGCTTTCTGGTATAAGTGTTAGAGACCTGCAGAATTTGGAAAACCAACTGGAGACAAGTCTGCGATGTGTTCGTAATAGAAAG GAAAAATTCATGCTAGATGAAATTCAAGAACTAAACCGTAAG GTAAACATCATTCATCAAGAAAATCTGGAACAGTATAAGAAGGTAAACCTTATATATCGAGAATATATGGAACTCTAA